In the Pontibacillus sp. HMF3514 genome, TGAAAGAAGTTTTTTGTACGGATTCTTACCTTTCCGTACTAAAAGCTTCTTTTTTATGACTTTCAATTATTCTAATAAACCTAGCCGATTTTCTTTAAGGAACTTGATATACGACTATATTTGGGTGGTGCCAGGCACTTTTATGTATATGCTATGAAATTTTTAAGTTAGATTGGTAAGCAGATTTCTGAATAGATATGATACAATCCAAATGTTTGCAAGAATTTGATAGAGAGAGGAAGAAGAAAATGAGTGGGTTCGTTTCGGTGTTGGCTATGGGGTTATTGTTGGGAATTAAACACTCCCTTGAACCAGATCATGTTGTGGCAGTATCAACACTTGCCAGTGAAAATAAAAGTCTAAAAAAATCATCATTAGCAGGAGTTGTATGGGGTGTTGGTCATACACTAACTATTGCTTTAGTGGGAATGATTGTATTTCTTCTAAATATCGAGATAACTGAAAGTGTATCAGGATTTTTTGAAGTCACCGTTGGTGTGATGATTATTTATCTTGGGATTCGTGGAGTCCTTTCTGTTTTCCGTTCAAAACCTAGAAAAGTAAGCCTGTTTTCGCCTGCCATTATAGGTTTTATACATGGTTTAGCTGGTAGTGCTGCTATGATAGTGTTGATTGTAGCGACAATCGATACAACTGTTGAAGCTGTGCTATACTTACTTGTATTTGGGGTTGGAACGGTTACAGGGATGATGTTATTTACCGTTATTTTGGGTTTACCTTTTACGAAATGTAATCTACAAGCTAAGTGGATGAATACCTTAACAGTAGGCATCGGATTTTTAAGTATTCTATTTGGCACCTATTACATTACATCTATCTATTACTAAAGGTATCCTTCTCTTGAGGGTGATTTACTTATTATCACTTATTGTGTATCCGTTTTCACATAGGTTCCCTATACCCACTAGGATTAGGAGTACATATATTTTCTCTTTAACTATTTAAAGCATCTATTGTAGTATGTATGTAAATTTAATTTAAAATGTATGCCTTTACATATACGTTGTGAGGGAAAGGAGATATTCATCATGATAGAACAGAAACTTGAACGTCTGAAAAATAATCTGCGAGAGTTAGATTCCATTGTCGTTGCCTTTTCGGGAGGGGTGGATAGCACATTTTTATTAAAAGTGGCCTTAGACACTCTTGGGAAAGATCGCGTGTTGGCTGTCACAGCAGATTCTGAAACATACCCTCAGCATGAACTTGAAGAAGCGAAGCGGTTAGCCACGCAACTTGATGCTAGCCACCAAGTGATTGAGACTTCTGAGCTATCGATTCCTGGGTATGTAGAAAACGACAAAAACCGTTGTTACTTTTGTAAAAAAGGATTGTTTGAAGAAGTTTATCCAATTATGAATGAGCATGGATTTAAGAATATTGTCTATGGTTTAATTGCAGATGATAACAGTGAGTATCGTCCAGGTGCTCGGGCAGCAAAAGAATATCATGTACGAGGTCCTTTAGAGGAAGTAGATTTTCATAAAGAGGAGATTCGAGCTCTGTCAAAAGAATACGGACTCCCTACATGGGATAAGCCATCGTTTGCTTGTCTATCATCTCGAATTGCTTATGGAGAGCGTATCACTCAAGAAAAGTTAGATAAGGTCGAGAAATCAGAGCTCTACCTCAAAGGCTTAGGGATAAGACAGATGCGTGTTCGTACTCATGAGGACATTGCCAGAATTGAGGTTGAACCTCAGGATATGTCTATTGTTCTAGAGAACCATGAAGATATTCAAGAGACCATTCAGTCCTACGGTTATAAATATGTTACGTTAGATCTGCAAGGTTATAAGAGTGGTAGTATGAATAAAGGGATTGGATTGTAAAGCACCGAGGGTAAGGAGAATATGAGATGAAGAATACAGATATGGATAACATTTTACAACAAGTTCAAGAGGGTAACTTAAGCATAGAGGATGCAAAATCCAAATTAACTCCTTTTCATGATATGGGTTATGCGAAATTGGATCACAACCGCCAAGACCGAACGGGGTTTCCGGAGGTTGTCTATGGAGAGGGCAAAAGTGCAGAGCAAATCATTCGGATCATAGAAGCGCTTAAAGAAAAGACCAACCGAGTATTAGCAACTCGAATAGATTCAGAGAAAGCATCTATCATTCTGGAATCCATTCCAGACCTGGATCATAACGAGGATGCTCGAACACTATTTTGGCGTCATAAAGATGAACCAACTTACTTGTACGATGGGTATGTTTCTATTGTGTGTGCTGGCACATCTGATTTAAATGTTGCAGAAGAAGCGGCTGTTACGGCTGAAGCATTTGGTTCACCAGTGAAACGTATTTACGATGTTGGCGTAGCAGGGATTCATAGATTATTTCACTACTTAGAGGATATTGAACAAGCTGAAGCTACAGTCGTAGTAGCTGGAATGGAAGGGGCTTTAGCTAGTGTAGTAGGTGGACTTATCCAAAATCCAATTGTAGCTGTTCCAACTAGTGTCGGATATGGAGCGAACTTTCAAGGAATGTCAGCTTTACTCTCCATGTTAAATGCGTGCTCTCCAGGTATTAGTGTGGTCAACATCGACAACGGTTTCGGTGCAGGCTATTACGTATCCCTTATTCATAAAAATACACAGACAGAAGGATGAATCAAAAATGAAAGCCTTATATCTAGATTGTTTCTCTGGGATTAGTGGAGATATGACCATCGGAGCCCTCTTAGACCTTGGCGGGGACCTGGGTTTGTTGAAAGAGGAATTGAAAAAGTTAAACATTGAAGAAGAGTATGATATCGAATCTAACAAAGTTGTGAAAACAGGTGTGTCAGCAACGAAGTTTGATGTACTTCTTCATCATGAGCATGTGCATGTTCACGAACATGTTCATACACATGCTCATGAACATAGTCACAGTCATGATAATCACACGCATGATCACGGCCACAGCCATGGTCATCAAACACATGAAAATGATCATAGTCATGATCATCATCATCACCATCACCATGGACATGACCATTCACATGATCATCACCACAGGCACTATTCAGACATTGTTGAACTCATTAGCCAAGCTGGCTTCAATGAGCATGTAGAGAAAATGGCACTAAAGATTTTTGAAAAGATAGGAAGGGCAGAAGCAAAAATACACAATATGCCTTTTGAGAAAGTACATTTCCATGAAGTAGGCGCAGTTGATTCGATTATTGATATTGTCGGTACGTGTATCCTAATGGACCAACTCCAAATTTCAAAAGTATATGCCTCAAATATACCGGTAGGGAACGGAAAAATCCGAATCGCTCATGGACTGTATCCCGTTCCAGCTCCGGCCACATTAGAAATTATGAAAGGCATTCCTATTCAGCGAACCAATATAACAGGTGAGCTAACGACTCCAACAGGAGCTGCCATTGTGGCTAACTTTGTAGAGGAGTATGGGCCAATTCCAACGATGCGAGTAGATGATGTTGGATATGGTGCTGGAACGAAAGACTTTGCAGACCATCCGAATGTATTACGCGCTATGATGGGGACAATCGAATAATCTTTTTGAGAGTGGGCTTCGCTTATTAGCGGAGTCCCTTTTTGTGCTGGTTATGATAAAAAATCATTTGTCTTACATATTTCCTTCTTTATCCAAAATTAAATCGTCGTATAAGGAAAAACATGAGAGTAGATTATTGTAAACGGTTCCAACCTATGTTACAAATAAGAGTGTGTTGATTTTTGCAACAGGAGAGGTTTTATGATAAAAGCTTTAGTAATAACTCCGTATGAAGGGTTAGTTGAAATCGTTAAAGAAGTTGCAGAAGAAGTAGATGACTTTGATATATACATAAAACAAGGGAATCTTGAAGAGGGATTAGCTTATGCTCGAGAAGCTGAGGAAGAAGGTTTTGACCTGATTATCAGTCGAGGAGGTACTTCTTCTCTGATTGAACAGCATGTGAAAATCCCTGTAGTTGATATCCAAGAATTTGGTTATGATATCCTGCGCATTATGACGATGGTGAAAGGTTTTACAGGAAAAGCGGGAATTGTTGGATTTCCAAACATTACGCGCGGAGCTTCAACGATATGTAATCTATTAGACATACAAGTGAGAACGATGACCATAAACCATGATCTAGAAGTAGAGTCCAAACTGCAAGAGCTAAAGAAGGATGGATTCGAAGTAGTTATTGGAGATGTTATAACAACGGAAGCTGCGAAAAGAATTGGGTTAAATGGGATTCTCATCACATCAGGTAAAGAAGCTGTGTTAGAAGCTCTGGAGGATGCGAGACGCACGCATCGCTTATTTTCCAGGCTTAACAATGACTTGTCTTTTTACAAAAATATCTTGGAAAAAGATGAACGCTCCATCGCAGTCCTGAATCATGATGGTGAATGGTTATTCCAGAACCAAACTTGGAGATCAGACTTCATTCATGTTGACCCGAAGGAGATCAAAGAAGTCGAGAGTATGATTCATCAAGCCAAACAAGAAAACGGGGAGATAAAGAAAAGTGTTCTCATTGAAGATGACCTTTGGAGGTTCTCTGCAGTAACGATGAAGGAAACCATAATCTTTACTGCAGAAAGACTGTTTAATCACCGTTTAACGAATTCGAGCTTTGAGAATTTGCCTTTTATTGAAATGGTGCAAGAAGTTCCATTTATCCCGATTTCAGGTCATAGTGAATCCACCCAAAGGGTATTGAAGCAGATTGATCAATGTAAGGACATAGATGAACCAGTATGGATTAAAAGTGAAGAAGGGAATGGGAAGGAACTCATCGCCCAATCCATTTATTTAACTCGTCAGGAATTCGAAAATCCGTTCATAGTGATTCACTGTCACTTAATTTCTGATGATCAACTGAATCAACTTATTGAAGAAGATTTTTTTCAAAAGGTTGAAACCAGCGTTTATTTACGGAAAGTGGATGCACTCTCGTTAGAAGCGCAGCGTACGTTGTTGTCATTAGTGAAACAGTTGCAACACACGGCAACTGGTCCTAAATGGATCCTATCTTCTTCTCCAAATATTGAACGCTTGGTTGATGAGAGGAAGTTTGACAGAGACCTCTATTATCAATTAGCTAGATATGTGATTGAGCATCCTCCTTTACGAGAAAGAAAAGAAGATATTAAAAATTTAATTCAATTATTTATTTCAGAAAACCATTCCAGGTTCGGAAAACAAGTAGTTGGTGTTAGAGAAGATGCATTAGAATTGCTGATCGATTATGACTGGTTAGGGAATGTAGACGAATTAAAACAAATCATTGAACAACTGGTTCAAGAATCTGAATCGTATTATATAGATCTTAATCATATCCAATCGATTTTGAACAGGAAACGAATAAATGGTGAGGATACTGTTGCAAACGACAACGGAATCAAGATTGAAGGTACTTTAGAAGATATTGAGAGGAAAATCATCCAAAAAGTGCTAGAAGAAGAAGATATGAACCAGTCTAAGGCTGCGGAGAGATTAGGGATTAACAGAACCACGCTTTGGCGTAAACTTAAATAGTTTACGCCAATTTTTTTTGAAAATTTTTTAAAATGTATTGCTAAATGCAACACAGTGATTTAACATAGATATTGCAAACGCTTACTTGTGTTTCAAAATTACACACTAGTATTTGTTTATATTTTAAAAGCCATTGCGAAGAAAGGGGGGAGAGAAGAAGATGGTGAGCTTAGCGATCATAGCAGACGATCTAACAGGAGCTAGTGACACAGGAGTACAATTTGCTAAGCAAGATCTTAAAACAACAGTACTGTTTTCTGAATCTCAGCTTGTACCCTCAAACATTACAGGAGATGTGATTGTCATAAATTCTGACAGTCGCGCAATCGAATCTGAAATGGCTTACAATCGAGTCCGAAACATTGCGTCAACGTTACATAACAGTGGCGTTAAGAAGATCTTCAAGAAAATTGACTCGACGATGAGAGGAAATGTTGGTGCAGAAATTGATGGAGTGATGGATGAATCTTCCTTCGATGTGGCACTTGTAGTACCTGCATTTCCAAGCAGTCACCGCATTACAGAACAAGGATTTCATTATGTAAACGGTGTACCACTCAAAGAATCCGAGTTCTCAAATGATCCGACTTGCCCGGTAACAGATAGTCATCTTCAGAGGTTATTAGAGAAGCAAAGCAAACGTAAAGTCGGCTTAATTACGCTCGAAGATGTACGAAATGGATCGGAGCACTTGTCAGTCAAGCTGAAAGAATTTGCTG is a window encoding:
- a CDS encoding PrpR N-terminal domain-containing protein, which translates into the protein MIKALVITPYEGLVEIVKEVAEEVDDFDIYIKQGNLEEGLAYAREAEEEGFDLIISRGGTSSLIEQHVKIPVVDIQEFGYDILRIMTMVKGFTGKAGIVGFPNITRGASTICNLLDIQVRTMTINHDLEVESKLQELKKDGFEVVIGDVITTEAAKRIGLNGILITSGKEAVLEALEDARRTHRLFSRLNNDLSFYKNILEKDERSIAVLNHDGEWLFQNQTWRSDFIHVDPKEIKEVESMIHQAKQENGEIKKSVLIEDDLWRFSAVTMKETIIFTAERLFNHRLTNSSFENLPFIEMVQEVPFIPISGHSESTQRVLKQIDQCKDIDEPVWIKSEEGNGKELIAQSIYLTRQEFENPFIVIHCHLISDDQLNQLIEEDFFQKVETSVYLRKVDALSLEAQRTLLSLVKQLQHTATGPKWILSSSPNIERLVDERKFDRDLYYQLARYVIEHPPLRERKEDIKNLIQLFISENHSRFGKQVVGVREDALELLIDYDWLGNVDELKQIIEQLVQESESYYIDLNHIQSILNRKRINGEDTVANDNGIKIEGTLEDIERKIIQKVLEEEDMNQSKAAERLGINRTTLWRKLK
- a CDS encoding LarC family nickel insertion protein, with protein sequence MKALYLDCFSGISGDMTIGALLDLGGDLGLLKEELKKLNIEEEYDIESNKVVKTGVSATKFDVLLHHEHVHVHEHVHTHAHEHSHSHDNHTHDHGHSHGHQTHENDHSHDHHHHHHHGHDHSHDHHHRHYSDIVELISQAGFNEHVEKMALKIFEKIGRAEAKIHNMPFEKVHFHEVGAVDSIIDIVGTCILMDQLQISKVYASNIPVGNGKIRIAHGLYPVPAPATLEIMKGIPIQRTNITGELTTPTGAAIVANFVEEYGPIPTMRVDDVGYGAGTKDFADHPNVLRAMMGTIE
- the larE gene encoding ATP-dependent sacrificial sulfur transferase LarE, with amino-acid sequence MIEQKLERLKNNLRELDSIVVAFSGGVDSTFLLKVALDTLGKDRVLAVTADSETYPQHELEEAKRLATQLDASHQVIETSELSIPGYVENDKNRCYFCKKGLFEEVYPIMNEHGFKNIVYGLIADDNSEYRPGARAAKEYHVRGPLEEVDFHKEEIRALSKEYGLPTWDKPSFACLSSRIAYGERITQEKLDKVEKSELYLKGLGIRQMRVRTHEDIARIEVEPQDMSIVLENHEDIQETIQSYGYKYVTLDLQGYKSGSMNKGIGL
- the larB gene encoding nickel pincer cofactor biosynthesis protein LarB yields the protein MKNTDMDNILQQVQEGNLSIEDAKSKLTPFHDMGYAKLDHNRQDRTGFPEVVYGEGKSAEQIIRIIEALKEKTNRVLATRIDSEKASIILESIPDLDHNEDARTLFWRHKDEPTYLYDGYVSIVCAGTSDLNVAEEAAVTAEAFGSPVKRIYDVGVAGIHRLFHYLEDIEQAEATVVVAGMEGALASVVGGLIQNPIVAVPTSVGYGANFQGMSALLSMLNACSPGISVVNIDNGFGAGYYVSLIHKNTQTEG
- a CDS encoding sulfite exporter TauE/SafE family protein, whose translation is MQEFDRERKKKMSGFVSVLAMGLLLGIKHSLEPDHVVAVSTLASENKSLKKSSLAGVVWGVGHTLTIALVGMIVFLLNIEITESVSGFFEVTVGVMIIYLGIRGVLSVFRSKPRKVSLFSPAIIGFIHGLAGSAAMIVLIVATIDTTVEAVLYLLVFGVGTVTGMMLFTVILGLPFTKCNLQAKWMNTLTVGIGFLSILFGTYYITSIYY